The following are encoded together in the Scomber scombrus chromosome 7, fScoSco1.1, whole genome shotgun sequence genome:
- the slc9a1a gene encoding Na(+)/H(+) exchanger beta yields MPSRTGSHRPAGFCKTLSERGLLLLMVLVLLEGSVLPLGAASSPDVSQHEDSGNHKVTAEKQNFTKKAFPVLILDYHHIQTPFEISLWVLLASLMKLGFHLIPRLSGIVPESCLLIVVGLLVGGLITLAGEKVPPVLDSQLFFLCLLPPIILDAGYFLPIRPFMENVGTILMFAVVGTLWNAFFIGGVLYAVCQIQPSNPSDLHKLELLPCLLFGSIISAVDPVAVLAVFEEIHINELLHILVFGESLLNDAVTVVLYHIFVEFSSAGTVTVMDCFLGILSFLVVAVGGILVGAMYGILAGFTSRFTSHTRVIEPLFVFVYSYMAYLSAEMFHLSGIMALIACGAVMRPYVEANISHKSHTTIKYFLKMWSSVSETLIFIFLGVATVGGDHNWNWTFVTVTIILCLVARVMGVIGLTFVINKFRIVKLTTKDQFIVAYGGLRGAIAFSLGFLLDEDHFGASLRKMFLTAIITVVFFTVFVQGMTIKPLVELLAVKKKQEAKRSINEEIHTQFLDHLLTGIEDICGHYGHHHWKDKLNRFNKKYVKKCLIAGERSKEPQLIAFYHKMEMKQAIEMVESGGGVKLPSTVPSTVSMQNIQPKKPPVAKAAERVLPQLPKGREEEIRKILRSNLQRTRQRLRSYNRHTLVADPYEDGFGDFLIKKQKMIELENKIKEMNNYLTVPAGSPDSPTMCRARLASDPQAYSMKPSSDSVPTIQVDLASPQSPDSVNMMDEFRRAGKQQEEDGGLMMKPPGQSGSNKPRETNGDNEKQKLTRCLSDPGPSADEDEDEPFLP; encoded by the exons ATGCCTTCGAGGACAGGTTCACACAGGCCAGCCGGCTTTTGCAAGACTTTATCGGAGAGGGGTTTACTCCTGCTGATGGTTTTGGTGCTTTTGGAGGGCTCCGTGCTTCCTCTCGGAGCTGCCAGCTCTCCGGATGTCAGCCAACATGAGGACTCAGGCAACCACAAAGTGACGGCGGAAAAGCAAAACTTCACCAAAAAGGCTTTCCCTGTGCTCATCCTCGACTACCACCACATACAGACCCCCTTCGAGATTTCGCTATGGGTGCTGCTAGCGTCTTTAATGAAGTTAG GGTTCCACCTGATCCCTCGTCTGTCCGGCATTGTGCCAGAGAGCTGCCTGTTGATTGTGGTGGGTCTGCTGGTGGGGGGGCTCATCACTCTAGCTGGGGAAAAGGTCCCCCCAGTACTGGACTCCCAATTGTTCTTCCTCTGCCTGCTGCCACCCATCATCCTGGATGCTGGCTACTTCCTGCCCATCCGTCCCTTCATGGAGAACGTGGGCACCATCCTAATGTTTGCTGTGGTGGGGACCTTGTGGAACGCCTTCTTTATCGGGGGCGTGCTGTATGCTGTGTGTCAGATCCAGCCGAGCAATCCATCTGACCTCCACAAACTCGAGCTCCTGCCTTGCTTGCTGTTTGGCTCCATCATCTCAGCTGTGGATCCTGTTGCTGTGCTGGCTGTGTTCGAGGAGATCCATATCAATGAACTGTTGCACATCCTGGTTTTTGGCGAGTCCCTGCTCAACGATGCTGTCACTGTT GTGCTATACCACATATTTGTGGAGTTCTCAAGTGCTGGcacagtgacagtgatggaCTGCTTCCTTGGTATCCTCTCCTTCCTCGTGGTTGCAGTGGGTGGCATTCTAGTTGGAGCTATGTATGGGATCCTGGCCGGTTTCACCTCACGCTTCACCTCCCACACGCGTGTCATCGAGCcactttttgtatttgtgtacagCTACATGGCGTACCTGTCAGCTGAGATGTTCCACCTCTCAGGCATCATGGC GTTAATAGCATGTGGGGCGGTGATGCGACCGTATGTGGAGGCCAACATATCGCACAAGTCCCACACCACCATCAAGTACTTCTTGAAAATGTGGAGCAGCGTCAGTGAGACCCTCATTTTCATCTTCCTGGGAGTGGCCACGGTCGGTGGTGACCACAATTGGAACTGGACCTTCGTCACGGTCACCATCATTCTGTGTCTGGTGGCACGAGTCATGG GCGTGATTGGTCTGACATTCGTGATCAACAAGTTCCGTATTGTCAAGCTGACCACCAAGGACCAGTTCATAGTGGCATATGGTGGCCTGCGAGGTGCCATCGCCTTCTCCCTGGGCTTCCTGTTGGATGAGGATCACTTTGGGGCATCCTTGAGAAAGATGTTCCTCACTGCCATCATCACTGTCGTCTTCTTCACTGTCTTTGTCCAG GGCATGACCATCAAACCTCTGGTCGAGCTGCTGGCAGTGAAGAAGAAACAGGAGGCCAAGCGCTCGATTAATGAGGAAATTCACACCCAG TTCCTCGACCACCTGCTGACTGGAATTGAGGACATCTGTGGACACTACGGACATCACCACTGGAAGGACAA GTTGAACCGCTTCAATAAGAAGTATGTGAAGAAGTGCCTGATAGCAGGCGAGCGCTCCAAGGAGCCTCAGCTCATCGCCTTCTACCATAAGATGGAGATGAAACAGGCTATTGAAATGGTGGAGAGTGGAGGTGGGGTCAAGCTGCCTTCTACTGTGCCCTCCACAGTGTCTATGCA AAACATCCAGCCCAAGAAGCCCCCTGTGGCCAAGGCTGCAGAAAGGGTTCTACCCCAGCTGCCTAAAGGCCGAGAGGAGGAGATCAGGAAGATCCTGCGGAGTAACCTTCAGAGGACACGACAGAGG cTGCGTTCCTACAACAGACACACGCTGGTGGCTGATCCATACGAGGATGGATTTGGTGACTTCCTTATCAAGAAGCAAAAGATGATTGAATTGGAGAATAAG ataaaagaaatgaataaCTACTTGACGGTGCCTGCTGGTTCTCCGGACTCCCCCACCATGTGTAGAGCCAGACTGGCCTCAG ATCCTCAAGCCTACAGCATGAAGCCATCATCAGACAGCGTGCCCACCATACAGGTAGACCTGGCCTCTCCTCAGTCTCCAGATTCTGTCAACATGATGGATGAATTCAGACGAGCCGgcaagcagcaggaggaagacgGCGGCCTGATGATGAAACCTCCCGGGCAAAGTGGGTCTAATAAACCAAGGGAAACAAACGGAGACAACGAGAAGCAGAAGCTGACGAGGTGCCTGAGTGACCCTGGTCCCAGTGCAGACGAGGATGAGGATGAACCCTTCCTGCCGTAA